One Rhodoferax ferrireducens T118 DNA segment encodes these proteins:
- the minE gene encoding cell division topological specificity factor MinE, which yields MSFFSFFVGEKKKSASVAKERLQIILAHERSGRNAAEPDYLPALQRELMAVISKYVKINLEDIKVNVERQDDLEVLEVKIELPDSR from the coding sequence ATGTCTTTTTTCTCATTTTTTGTTGGCGAGAAGAAAAAATCCGCCAGCGTCGCCAAGGAACGGCTGCAGATCATCCTGGCGCATGAGCGCAGCGGCCGCAACGCCGCCGAGCCCGACTACCTGCCCGCTTTGCAACGCGAGTTGATGGCGGTCATCAGCAAATACGTCAAGATCAATCTGGAAGACATCAAGGTCAACGTGGAGCGCCAGGACGACCTGGAGGTGCTCGAAGTCAAAATCGAGCTGCCCGACTCGCGTTAA
- the minD gene encoding septum site-determining protein MinD — translation MAKIIVVTSGKGGVGKTTTSASFATGLALRGHKTAVIDFDVGLRNLDLIMGCERRVVYDLINVIHGEANLNQALIKDKQCDHLYVLAASQTRDKDALTQDGVEKVLSDLTAMDFEFIVCDSPAGIETGALMAMHFADEALVVTNPEVSSVRDSDRILGMLSSKTRRGMEGLEPVKEHLLITRYNPARVDQGQMLSLEDIQDILRIKLIGVIPESEAVLQASNQGVPAVHMKGSDVSEAYKDVIDRFLGEERPMRFTDAPKQGFLKRLFGGK, via the coding sequence ATGGCAAAAATAATCGTAGTGACCTCCGGCAAGGGCGGCGTGGGCAAGACCACCACCAGCGCCAGCTTTGCAACCGGTCTGGCCTTGCGCGGACACAAGACGGCCGTGATCGACTTCGACGTCGGCCTGCGTAACCTGGACTTGATCATGGGTTGCGAGCGCCGCGTGGTGTATGACCTGATCAACGTCATCCACGGTGAAGCCAACTTGAACCAGGCGCTGATCAAAGACAAACAGTGCGACCACCTGTATGTGCTGGCCGCCTCGCAAACCCGCGACAAAGACGCCCTGACGCAAGACGGCGTCGAAAAGGTGCTGAGCGATCTGACTGCCATGGACTTTGAATTCATCGTCTGTGATTCACCGGCGGGTATTGAAACCGGCGCTTTGATGGCGATGCACTTTGCCGACGAAGCTCTGGTGGTGACCAACCCCGAAGTGTCTTCGGTGCGCGACTCGGACCGCATTCTGGGCATGCTGTCGAGCAAGACCCGGCGCGGCATGGAGGGCCTGGAGCCCGTCAAGGAGCATTTGCTCATCACCCGCTACAACCCGGCCCGCGTCGACCAGGGCCAGATGCTGTCGCTGGAGGACATCCAGGACATTTTGCGCATCAAACTGATTGGTGTCATTCCCGAAAGTGAAGCCGTGCTGCAGGCGTCCAACCAGGGCGTGCCGGCGGTACACATGAAGGGCAGCGATGTGTCAGAAGCCTACAAGGACGTGATTGACCGCTTTTTGGGTGAAGAAAGACCCATGCGCTTTACCGACGCACCCAAACAAGGGTTTCTAAAGCGGCTCTTTGGGGGGAAATAG
- the minC gene encoding septum site-determining protein MinC, which yields MSVSSAANPPSSVPASFEIKSAQLPLVALLLKTPDWDLLASDLLKQFGPQGESPDFFDNDPLVLDFSSLPPDSPVQDLKPLLQTLRACRLLAVAARGAGAVWMQAALALGLVEAPLDLPRVRPARAEPVRQAAAVEPVREAARKVPGPATLVIDKPLRSGQKVYARGGDLVVLAMVNQGAEVVADGNIHVYAPLRGKAMAGASGNTQARIFSLCLEPELISIAGVYRTSENPLAPDIHGKPAQVRLSNDGQDKLLFEALNT from the coding sequence ATGTCTGTTTCTTCCGCAGCCAATCCACCCAGCTCCGTACCGGCGTCTTTTGAAATCAAAAGTGCCCAATTACCGCTGGTAGCACTGCTGCTCAAGACCCCTGACTGGGACCTGCTGGCTTCTGATCTGTTGAAGCAATTTGGCCCACAGGGCGAAAGTCCCGATTTTTTTGACAACGACCCCCTGGTGCTTGATTTCTCATCTCTGCCGCCAGACAGCCCCGTGCAGGACCTCAAACCCCTGCTGCAGACCTTGCGGGCTTGTCGCCTGCTGGCAGTGGCGGCGCGTGGCGCCGGCGCCGTGTGGATGCAAGCAGCGCTGGCGCTGGGTTTGGTGGAGGCGCCGCTTGATTTGCCGCGTGTGCGCCCGGCGCGTGCCGAGCCCGTGCGGCAGGCGGCCGCTGTAGAGCCGGTACGCGAGGCGGCGCGTAAAGTCCCCGGCCCGGCCACACTGGTGATCGACAAACCGCTGCGATCCGGCCAAAAAGTTTATGCCCGCGGGGGTGACCTGGTGGTGCTGGCCATGGTCAACCAAGGGGCCGAGGTGGTGGCCGACGGCAATATCCATGTTTATGCGCCCTTGCGTGGCAAGGCCATGGCGGGCGCCAGTGGCAACACCCAGGCCCGCATATTTTCTTTGTGCCTTGAGCCCGAGCTGATCTCGATTGCCGGGGTCTACCGCACCAGTGAGAATCCGCTGGCACCTGACATCCACGGCAAGCCGGCGCAAGTGCGTTTGAGCAACGACGGGCAGGACAAGTTACTGTTTGAAGCACTAAACACCTGA
- the ccmI gene encoding c-type cytochrome biogenesis protein CcmI codes for MTVFIAIAVLLTLLVMAWIVRPLLRPAPAAGVSSERLNASIYRDQLDTLERDLARGVISPADCEATRDELQLRLLDDTEEPAPIQHTSGTSIWTGRLTAALIVVLMPLGSAGMYWLLGTPAAIDPAASQKANEDQAMKMVNSLAARLQANPDNPQGWAMLARSYKVMGRFDEAEQAFKKAGDLVNTNPDLMVDYADLLAVRANNNIEGKSLELVNKALSIDPQHPMGLMMAGVAAYRRSDFKGAVNRWETLLTLLEPGSPDAQQVETDIADARAKAGLPAAQKVTAPPVTPAAGPGAEAGKLPPVDPAAAAAMTPEMINQMVDRLAARQKANPDDLPGWVRLAHAYKVQGRLADAEQAYAKASKLVDSDPDLLTQYADVLATRADNKIEGRPLALVNKALALNPKHPTALMMAGTAAYRRADYAQAVAHWEKVLSVLPPGSSDATQVQAEIADARAKGGLGLLAKP; via the coding sequence ATGACCGTCTTTATTGCAATCGCAGTGCTTTTGACACTGTTGGTAATGGCCTGGATCGTGCGTCCCTTGCTGCGCCCGGCGCCGGCGGCGGGCGTCTCCAGCGAGCGCCTGAACGCTTCCATTTATCGCGATCAACTCGATACGCTGGAGCGCGATCTGGCGCGCGGCGTCATCAGTCCGGCGGACTGTGAAGCCACCCGGGACGAATTGCAGCTGCGTCTGCTCGACGACACCGAGGAACCGGCGCCAATTCAGCACACCAGCGGCACCAGCATCTGGACCGGGCGATTGACCGCCGCGCTGATTGTTGTGCTGATGCCGCTCGGCTCTGCAGGCATGTACTGGCTGCTGGGCACGCCTGCGGCCATAGATCCGGCAGCGTCACAAAAAGCCAACGAAGATCAGGCCATGAAAATGGTTAACAGCCTGGCCGCTCGCTTGCAGGCCAACCCCGACAACCCCCAGGGTTGGGCCATGTTGGCGCGTTCCTACAAAGTGATGGGCCGCTTTGACGAGGCCGAACAGGCCTTCAAGAAGGCCGGTGACTTGGTCAATACCAATCCGGACCTGATGGTGGACTACGCCGACCTGTTGGCTGTACGCGCCAACAACAACATCGAAGGCAAGTCGCTGGAGCTGGTGAATAAGGCTTTGAGCATAGACCCACAGCATCCCATGGGTCTGATGATGGCCGGTGTGGCGGCCTATCGCCGCTCCGACTTCAAGGGCGCCGTGAATCGCTGGGAAACATTGCTGACGCTGCTTGAGCCCGGGTCACCCGATGCGCAGCAAGTGGAAACCGACATTGCCGATGCGCGCGCCAAAGCCGGCCTGCCAGCGGCACAAAAAGTAACTGCACCACCGGTGACCCCTGCGGCTGGGCCCGGCGCTGAAGCGGGCAAGCTGCCGCCGGTCGATCCCGCGGCGGCGGCGGCCATGACCCCGGAAATGATCAATCAAATGGTGGATCGCCTGGCTGCGCGCCAGAAAGCCAATCCGGATGACCTGCCGGGTTGGGTCCGGCTCGCACATGCCTACAAGGTGCAGGGCCGACTGGCAGATGCAGAACAAGCCTATGCCAAGGCCAGCAAACTGGTGGACAGTGATCCCGACTTGTTGACCCAATATGCCGATGTACTGGCCACACGCGCCGACAACAAGATTGAAGGCCGTCCACTGGCCCTGGTGAACAAGGCACTGGCCTTGAACCCCAAGCACCCGACGGCTTTGATGATGGCCGGTACCGCCGCTTACCGGCGTGCTGACTATGCCCAAGCCGTGGCCCACTGGGAAAAAGTGTTAAGCGTACTGCCGCCCGGTTCCAGTGACGCGACACAGGTACAGGCTGAAATCGCCGATGCACGAGCCAAAGGCGGGCTGGGCTTGCTGGCCAAACCCTAA
- a CDS encoding cytochrome c-type biogenesis protein, with product MKYWLALVLALQCALSSYAGEATPLAEDPVVEQRMIAISEELRCLVCQNESLAGSRADLAQDLRRELRELIKANKTDAEIMEYMVSRYGDFVRYRPAVKPITWLLWFGPFLLLIGAIVMLVRMVRRNQRSAESPVLDAAQRKKAQSLLKDSETPS from the coding sequence ATGAAATACTGGTTGGCGCTTGTCCTGGCGCTGCAATGTGCACTTTCATCCTATGCGGGAGAAGCCACGCCGTTGGCCGAAGACCCGGTGGTGGAGCAACGCATGATCGCCATTTCCGAAGAACTGCGCTGCCTGGTCTGCCAGAACGAGTCGCTGGCCGGCTCCCGCGCCGATCTGGCGCAGGACTTGCGCCGCGAGTTGCGCGAATTGATCAAGGCCAACAAGACCGATGCCGAAATCATGGAATACATGGTCAGCCGCTACGGCGACTTCGTGCGTTACCGCCCGGCCGTCAAACCGATTACCTGGCTGCTGTGGTTTGGTCCTTTCTTGCTCCTGATCGGTGCCATCGTGATGCTGGTGCGCATGGTGCGCCGCAATCAGCGCAGCGCTGAATCGCCGGTGCTCGACGCCGCCCAGCGCAAAAAAGCACAGTCTCTTCTCAAAGATTCGGAAACTCCCTCATGA
- a CDS encoding DsbE family thiol:disulfide interchange protein encodes MKKKLIPLGIFAVLVVFLAIGLTRDPHEIPSPLIGKAAPMFNAPLLQTPEQQFSAKDMLGQVWLLNTWASWCVACRQEHPILMEFAKTKTLPIVGLDYKDQNPEGLKWLARFGNPYDHAITDKDGRIGIDFGVYGVPESFLIDKAGVIRYKQIGPVTEEALRDKIVPLIRELQK; translated from the coding sequence ATGAAGAAGAAGCTGATTCCGCTGGGGATCTTTGCTGTTTTGGTCGTGTTTCTGGCGATTGGCCTGACGCGGGACCCGCACGAGATTCCATCACCGCTGATCGGCAAGGCGGCGCCGATGTTCAACGCCCCGCTACTGCAGACGCCCGAGCAGCAGTTTTCTGCCAAAGACATGCTGGGCCAGGTCTGGCTGCTCAATACCTGGGCGTCCTGGTGCGTCGCCTGCCGGCAGGAACACCCCATCTTGATGGAATTTGCCAAGACCAAAACGCTACCTATCGTCGGCCTGGACTACAAAGACCAGAACCCGGAGGGCCTGAAATGGCTGGCCCGCTTTGGCAACCCTTACGACCACGCCATTACCGACAAAGATGGACGCATTGGCATTGACTTTGGCGTCTACGGCGTACCCGAAAGCTTTCTGATCGACAAGGCCGGTGTGATTCGCTATAAGCAGATCGGCCCGGTCACCGAAGAAGCCTTGCGGGACAAGATCGTGCCGCTGATACGGGAGCTACAAAAATGA
- a CDS encoding heme lyase CcmF/NrfE family subunit, translating into MIPEIGHFSLILALFVALALGTLSVVGGQQGRADWMAMARPGAQALWLLTALSFGCLTYAFFTNDFSVSYVAQHSNTKLPDIYRIAGVWGGHEGSLLLWLMMLCTWMMAVSLFSRQLPEVMVSRVLGVLALVAVGFLLFMLITSNPFLRLSDIPADGRDLNPLLQDPGLVFHPPMLYMGYVGMSVPFAFAIAALLNGRLDAAWARWSRPWATAAWICLTIGIAMGSWWAYYELGWGGWWFWDPVENASFLPWLVGTALIHSLAVTEKRGLFRNWTIILAITAFSLSLLGTFLVRSGVLTSVHAFATDPKRGVFILLFLSVVVGGSLTLFAMRASKVRAGGAFALVSRETFLLVNNVLLTTAAAAVLLGTLYPLIVDALNLGKLSVGPPYFNSVFAPIMLPVLFFMVLGSFARWKNDSVAELTKKLRPVAILSVLLGCSAPFLAGEWSPLVALSLTLVFWIVLASIQQIYRQLKDTVNWRSTPISFWGMHVAHIGIAVFVVGVTMVKAYENEKDVRMVVGDTVEVADYTFRLTGIREVPGPNYTADQGDVEVLRGGKLLKTLHPEKRTYFSSTMPMTETAIDSNLLRDVYVSLGERLEGGDKPAWAMRVYHKPFIVWIWLGSLMMALGGGMAALDRRYRRKVTASAGAVNPKIKGVAA; encoded by the coding sequence ATGATTCCTGAAATTGGTCATTTTTCGCTCATTCTTGCCCTTTTTGTGGCGCTGGCCCTGGGTACTTTAAGCGTCGTGGGTGGACAGCAGGGGCGCGCCGACTGGATGGCAATGGCACGCCCCGGTGCACAAGCGCTGTGGTTGCTGACGGCACTCTCCTTTGGCTGTCTGACCTATGCTTTTTTTACCAATGACTTTTCCGTCTCTTACGTCGCGCAGCATTCCAACACCAAACTGCCCGATATCTACCGCATTGCCGGCGTTTGGGGTGGGCACGAGGGCTCGCTGCTGCTGTGGCTGATGATGTTGTGCACCTGGATGATGGCGGTGTCGCTTTTTTCCCGCCAGTTGCCCGAGGTGATGGTATCGAGAGTGCTGGGTGTTTTGGCTCTGGTGGCGGTTGGTTTCCTGCTGTTCATGTTGATCACCTCCAATCCGTTTCTGCGCCTGAGCGACATTCCGGCCGATGGGCGCGATTTGAATCCGCTGCTGCAAGACCCGGGCCTGGTGTTTCACCCGCCCATGCTGTACATGGGTTACGTCGGTATGTCGGTACCGTTTGCTTTTGCCATCGCCGCACTGCTCAACGGCCGGCTTGACGCCGCTTGGGCGCGCTGGTCGCGGCCCTGGGCCACTGCGGCCTGGATTTGCCTGACGATCGGCATTGCGATGGGTTCCTGGTGGGCGTATTACGAACTGGGCTGGGGTGGCTGGTGGTTTTGGGACCCGGTCGAAAACGCATCCTTCCTGCCCTGGCTGGTCGGCACCGCGCTGATCCATTCCTTGGCCGTGACAGAAAAGCGTGGACTTTTTCGCAACTGGACCATCATCCTGGCCATCACGGCGTTCTCCCTCAGCCTGCTGGGAACGTTCCTGGTCCGCTCCGGTGTGTTGACCTCAGTCCACGCCTTTGCGACCGACCCCAAGCGCGGCGTGTTCATCCTGCTCTTCTTGTCCGTTGTGGTCGGTGGTTCACTCACCTTGTTTGCCATGCGCGCCAGCAAAGTCCGCGCTGGCGGCGCTTTTGCACTGGTGTCGCGCGAGACTTTTCTGCTGGTTAACAACGTCTTGCTCACCACCGCCGCGGCAGCGGTGTTGCTGGGAACCTTGTATCCGCTGATTGTGGACGCGCTCAACCTGGGCAAGCTGTCGGTCGGGCCACCGTACTTCAACTCGGTGTTTGCACCCATCATGCTGCCGGTATTGTTTTTTATGGTGCTGGGTTCGTTTGCGCGCTGGAAAAATGACAGCGTGGCGGAACTCACGAAAAAGCTGCGCCCGGTGGCCATTCTCTCGGTGCTCCTGGGCTGCAGCGCCCCGTTTCTTGCCGGCGAGTGGTCGCCTTTGGTGGCGCTCAGTTTGACGCTGGTGTTCTGGATTGTGCTGGCATCGATACAACAAATTTACCGTCAGCTCAAGGACACCGTCAACTGGAGATCCACCCCGATATCGTTCTGGGGCATGCATGTGGCGCACATTGGCATTGCCGTTTTTGTGGTCGGTGTCACCATGGTCAAGGCTTATGAGAACGAAAAAGACGTGCGCATGGTGGTGGGCGACACGGTGGAAGTGGCTGATTACACCTTCCGCCTGACGGGTATTCGTGAGGTGCCGGGTCCCAATTACACCGCCGACCAGGGTGATGTGGAAGTGCTCCGTGGCGGCAAGCTGCTCAAAACCCTGCATCCCGAGAAGCGCACTTATTTCTCATCCACCATGCCGATGACGGAGACCGCGATTGACAGCAATTTGCTGCGCGATGTCTATGTATCGCTGGGTGAGCGTCTTGAAGGCGGCGACAAACCGGCCTGGGCGATGCGGGTCTACCACAAGCCCTTTATCGTCTGGATCTGGCTCGGCAGCCTGATGATGGCCTTGGGCGGCGGCATGGCCGCGTTGGACCGCCGTTATCGCCGCAAAGTGACCGCCAGCGCGGGCGCCGTCAATCCAAAAATCAAGGGCGTTGCAGCATGA
- the ccmE gene encoding cytochrome c maturation protein CcmE — protein sequence MKPRHKRAAIIAGGLAALGIAAYLVLNAFQSNLVFFFSPTQVFAGEAPKNRAFRIGGLVKEGTVKRDNLTVAFVVTDTAKEVPVSYTGILPDLFKEGKGVVAQGKLDENGHFTATEVLAKHDENYMPPEAKAALDQAQIQKTIKSLK from the coding sequence ATGAAACCTCGTCACAAACGCGCGGCCATCATTGCGGGTGGCTTGGCTGCTTTGGGCATCGCGGCCTACCTGGTCCTGAATGCCTTCCAAAGCAACCTGGTCTTTTTCTTCTCGCCAACACAGGTTTTTGCCGGCGAGGCGCCCAAAAATAGGGCGTTTCGCATTGGTGGCCTGGTCAAGGAGGGTACGGTCAAGCGTGACAACCTGACGGTGGCCTTTGTGGTGACCGATACCGCCAAGGAGGTGCCAGTCTCCTACACCGGCATCCTGCCGGACCTGTTCAAGGAGGGCAAAGGCGTGGTGGCACAAGGCAAGCTGGACGAGAACGGCCACTTTACGGCCACCGAGGTGCTGGCCAAGCACGATGAAAACTACATGCCGCCCGAGGCCAAGGCGGCGCTGGATCAGGCTCAAATCCAGAAAACCATCAAGTCACTCAAGTAG
- the ccmD gene encoding heme exporter protein CcmD: MQWNSVSEFFAMGGYAFYVWGSFGVTAAVMGIETLVIRRQRQELLRNLRNELLSEGASS, translated from the coding sequence ATGCAGTGGAATAGTGTTTCCGAATTTTTTGCCATGGGTGGCTACGCCTTCTATGTCTGGGGCAGCTTTGGGGTAACAGCCGCGGTGATGGGCATTGAGACACTGGTCATTCGCCGCCAGCGCCAGGAACTTCTGCGCAATCTTCGCAACGAATTACTTTCCGAAGGAGCATCTTCATGA
- a CDS encoding heme ABC transporter permease: MNTRVIHWFKFASPQNFYVLAGRMQPWFTALAIVLMAVGLWISFFVAPTDAQQGEGYRIIFVHVPASQMSMFIYLVMAAWAGFGLAFNTRLSGMMASALAPTGALFAFLSLITGSLWGKPMWGAWWVWDARLTSELILLFLYLGFLALQSSIDDPRRADKACAVLALVGVVNVPIIYFSVKWWNTLHQGASVSLTRSPTMASTMLAGMLIMVVAFWMYTIATTLARVRNIILDRERHTEWVKNAVE; encoded by the coding sequence ATGAATACCCGCGTGATTCACTGGTTCAAATTTGCCTCGCCGCAAAACTTTTATGTGCTGGCCGGGCGCATGCAACCCTGGTTTACCGCCCTGGCCATCGTGCTGATGGCCGTCGGCTTGTGGATTTCGTTCTTTGTCGCCCCGACCGACGCGCAGCAAGGCGAGGGCTACCGCATTATCTTTGTGCATGTGCCGGCGTCGCAAATGTCGATGTTCATTTACCTGGTGATGGCCGCCTGGGCCGGCTTTGGCCTGGCTTTTAATACCCGGCTCTCGGGCATGATGGCCTCGGCGCTGGCGCCCACTGGCGCCCTGTTTGCGTTTCTCTCGCTGATCACCGGCTCCCTGTGGGGCAAGCCGATGTGGGGCGCCTGGTGGGTCTGGGATGCACGCCTCACGTCCGAGCTGATCCTGTTGTTTTTGTACCTGGGCTTTTTGGCGCTGCAATCAAGCATCGACGACCCGCGCCGCGCCGACAAGGCCTGTGCCGTGCTGGCGCTGGTGGGCGTGGTGAACGTGCCCATCATCTATTTTTCAGTCAAGTGGTGGAACACCCTGCACCAGGGAGCGTCGGTGTCCTTGACCCGTTCCCCAACCATGGCCAGCACCATGCTGGCCGGCATGCTGATCATGGTCGTCGCGTTCTGGATGTACACCATAGCGACGACGCTGGCACGCGTGCGCAACATCATTCTCGATCGTGAACGTCATACGGAGTGGGTCAAAAATGCAGTGGAATAG
- the ccmB gene encoding heme exporter protein CcmB: protein MKKLGLGSVLLAVLRREVSLALRQKGEVLTPLVFFVVIASLFPLGVGPESALLLRMAPGVLWVSALLAAMLSLQRLFATDYADGSLEQMALSSTPLGLLVLAKALSHFLLSGLPLVLMAPVLGLQFGLDGRALGILMLTLLLGTPTLSLIGSIGAALTLGVRGAGVLLSLLILPLYIPVLIFGAGAVEADAAGLGMGGHLSLLAALLVLSIFFAPLATTTALRISLE from the coding sequence ATGAAGAAGCTGGGATTAGGCTCGGTCCTGCTGGCCGTGCTGCGGCGCGAGGTCTCCCTGGCATTGCGGCAAAAAGGCGAGGTATTGACGCCGCTGGTATTTTTTGTCGTCATTGCCAGCCTGTTTCCGCTGGGCGTGGGGCCAGAATCAGCACTCTTGTTGCGCATGGCGCCCGGGGTGCTGTGGGTCAGTGCCTTGCTCGCAGCCATGCTGTCGCTGCAACGCCTGTTTGCCACCGATTACGCCGACGGTTCGCTGGAGCAGATGGCGCTGTCCAGCACACCACTCGGTCTGCTGGTGCTGGCCAAGGCGCTGTCCCATTTTTTGCTGTCAGGCCTGCCCCTGGTGCTGATGGCACCCGTGCTCGGCCTGCAGTTCGGTCTGGATGGTCGGGCGCTGGGCATCTTGATGCTGACCCTGCTACTGGGTACCCCCACCTTGAGCCTGATTGGCAGCATCGGCGCGGCCCTGACCTTGGGCGTGCGTGGTGCAGGGGTATTACTGTCGCTGTTAATCTTGCCGCTCTATATTCCGGTGCTGATCTTTGGCGCCGGCGCGGTAGAGGCCGATGCCGCCGGTCTCGGCATGGGCGGCCACCTGTCACTGCTGGCGGCATTGCTGGTGCTGTCGATATTTTTTGCGCCTTTGGCCACCACCACCGCCTTGAGGATTTCCCTGGAATGA
- the ccmA gene encoding cytochrome c biogenesis heme-transporting ATPase CcmA: protein MKTVPTLSFSKLGCSRGGRQLFQNIDCVLESGHWLYVAGANGVGKTSLLRMVCGLAPIESGEIFWNGTPIHAQADAYRQDLCYLGHLNALQESMTVHENLAFTAALGGMAPDMAQTQSVLAHFGVAGRDRQLVRHLSQGQKRRVALSRLALSQARLWVLDEPFVAMDEAGVRMLADLIAAHLTQGGLAVLTSHQQVDIGAIPAQLLELRA from the coding sequence TTGAAAACTGTTCCGACCCTGTCCTTTTCCAAGCTCGGCTGCAGCCGGGGCGGTCGGCAACTCTTTCAGAATATTGACTGCGTCCTGGAATCCGGGCACTGGCTTTATGTGGCCGGGGCCAACGGTGTCGGCAAAACCAGCCTGCTGCGCATGGTGTGCGGTCTGGCGCCGATCGAATCCGGTGAAATTTTCTGGAATGGCACCCCCATTCATGCCCAGGCCGATGCCTACCGGCAAGACCTGTGCTACCTGGGTCACCTCAATGCCCTGCAGGAATCCATGACCGTGCACGAGAACCTGGCGTTCACTGCGGCGCTGGGCGGCATGGCCCCAGACATGGCGCAAACGCAGTCGGTTCTGGCGCATTTTGGCGTTGCCGGTCGCGACCGCCAGTTGGTGCGCCATCTGTCGCAAGGTCAAAAGCGGCGCGTCGCCCTGTCCCGACTTGCTTTGAGCCAGGCCCGTTTGTGGGTGCTGGATGAGCCTTTTGTCGCCATGGACGAGGCCGGGGTGCGCATGTTGGCCGACCTGATCGCAGCGCATTTGACCCAAGGCGGCTTGGCGGTACTGACCAGCCACCAACAGGTGGACATCGGCGCCATACCGGCCCAACTGCTGGAGCTGCGCGCATGA
- the gstA gene encoding glutathione transferase GstA, giving the protein MKLYYSPGACSLSPHIALQEAGLAFEAIRAPTKTHQLADGTDYYTINPLGYVPLLALDDGTQLREGPAIVQYIADQVPAKQLAPANGTFARYKLQEWLNFIGTELHKGFSPLFTPGMPEEAKTIAKTRLNSRLQWVDGELAKTPYLMGDTFTVADGYLFVVAGWTKHVGIDISALANLGAFMSRVGERPAVQAALRAEGLLK; this is encoded by the coding sequence ATGAAACTCTACTACTCCCCGGGCGCCTGCTCGCTATCGCCCCACATTGCACTGCAGGAGGCCGGCCTGGCTTTTGAAGCCATTCGCGCGCCAACCAAAACCCACCAGCTGGCTGACGGAACCGACTACTACACCATCAACCCACTCGGTTACGTGCCGCTGCTGGCACTCGATGACGGCACCCAGCTGCGTGAAGGCCCCGCCATCGTGCAGTACATCGCCGACCAGGTTCCGGCCAAACAACTGGCGCCAGCCAACGGCACGTTTGCGCGCTACAAACTGCAGGAATGGCTCAACTTCATTGGCACCGAACTGCACAAAGGCTTTTCGCCGCTGTTCACCCCCGGCATGCCCGAGGAGGCCAAAACCATCGCCAAGACCCGTCTGAACTCGCGCCTGCAATGGGTCGACGGCGAGCTGGCCAAGACGCCTTATTTGATGGGTGACACGTTCACGGTCGCCGACGGCTATCTGTTCGTGGTGGCGGGCTGGACTAAACATGTCGGCATCGATATCTCCGCCCTGGCTAACCTGGGCGCCTTCATGAGCCGCGTTGGTGAACGCCCCGCCGTGCAGGCCGCCCTGCGTGCCGAAGGCTTGCTCAAATAG